The following coding sequences are from one Panicum hallii strain FIL2 chromosome 5, PHallii_v3.1, whole genome shotgun sequence window:
- the LOC112893375 gene encoding homeobox-leucine zipper protein ROC5-like: protein MSFGSLFDGGAGGGGGGGMQFPFSAGFSSSPGLSLGLDNNAGGGAGMGGGRALPGGPGAGGGSGAARDADAENDSRSGSDHLDAMSGGGEDEDDAEPGNPRKRKKRYHRHTPQQIQELEALFKECPHPDEKQRGELSRRLGLDPRQVKFWFQNRRTQMKTQLERHENALLKQENDKLRAENMTIREAMRSPMCGSCGSPAMLGEVSLEEQHLCIENARLKDELNRVYALATKFLGKPMSMLAGPMMQPHLSSLPMPSSSLELAVGGFRGLGSIPSAAMPGSMGEFAGGVSSPLGTVITPARATGSAPPAMVGIDRSMLLELAISAMDELVKLAQLDEPLWLPSLNSSPNKEMLNFEEYAHTFLPCIGVKPMGYVSEASRESGLVIIDDSIALVETLMDERRWSDMFSCMIAKATVLEEVTSGIAGSRNGALLLMKAELQVLSPLVPIREVTFLRFCKQLAEGAWAVVDVSIDGLLRDQNSATTSNAANIRCRRLPSGCVMQDTPNGYCKVTWVEHTEYDEASVHQLYRPLLRSGLAFGARRWLAMLQRQCECLAILMSPDTVSANDSSVITQEGKRSMLKLARRMTENFCAGVSASSAREWSKLDGATGSIGEDVRVMARKSVDEPGEPPGVVLSAATSVWVPVAPGKLFNFLRDEQLRAEWDILSNGGPMQEMANIAKGQEHGNSVSLLRASAMSANQSSMLILQETCTDASGSMVVYAPVDIPAMQLVMNGGDSTYVALLPSGFAILPDGPSAATGHKTGGSLLTVAFQILVNSQPTAKLTVESVETVNNLISCTIKKIKTALQCDAT from the exons atgagCTTCGGGAGCCTGTTCgacggcggggcgggcggcggcggcggcggcgggatgcAGTTCCCGTTCTCCGCCGGGTTCTCGTCGTCGCCGGGGCTCTCCCTCGGCCTG GACAacaacgccggcggcggcgctggcatgggcggcgggcgggcgcttCCCGGTGGccccggcgcgggcggcgggagtGGGGCGGCGAGGGACGCGGACGCCGAGAACGACAGCCGCTCGGGGAGCGATCACCTCGACGCCatgtccggcggcggcgaggacgagGACGACGCCGAGCCCGGCAACCCGCGCAAGCGCAAGAAGCGCTACCACCGCCACACGCCGCAGCAGATCCAGGAGCTCGAGGC GCTCTTCAAGGAGTGCCCTCACCCGGACGAGAAGCAGCGCGGTGAGCTCAGCAGGAGGCTCGGCCTCGACCCGCGCCAGGTCAAGTTCTGGTTCCAGAACCGCCGCACGCAGATGAAG ACGCAACTGGAGCGGCACGAGAACGCGCTGCTCAAGCAGGAGAACGACAAGCTGCGCGCCGAGAACATGACGATCCGGGAGGCCATGCGCAGCCCGATGTGCGGCAGCTGCGGGAGCCCCGCCATGCTCGGGGAGGTGTCCCTCGAGGAGCAGCACCTGTGCATCGAGAACGCGCGGCTCAAGGACGAGCTCAACCGCGTCTACGCCCTCGCCACCAAGTTCCTCGGCAAGCCCATGTCCATGCTCGCGGGGCCTATGATGCAACCACACCTGTCGTCCCTGCCCATGCCGAGCTCGTCGCTGGAGCTGGCAGTCGGCGGCTTCCGTGGCCTAGGGTCTATCCCCTCCGCTGCGATGCCTGGTTCCATGGGCGAGTTTGCTGGGGGTGTGTCTAGCCCGTTGGGCACGGTGATTACACCAGCACGGGCAACTGGATCCGCTCCACCGGCTATGGTGGGCATTGACAGGTCCATGCTGTTGGAGCTTGCAATCAGCGCAATGGATGAACTAGTCAAGCTGGCACAGCTTGACGAGCCTTTGTGGCTTCCGAGCCTCAATAGTTCTCCCAACAAGGAGATGCTGAACTTTGAGGAGTATGCCCACACCTTCCTGCCGTGCATCGGCGTGAAGCCCATGGGGTATGTATCCGAGGCCTCTAGGGAGTCTGGCCTCGTCATCATCGACGACAGCATTGCCCTTGTAGAGACCCTCATGGATGAG AGACGGTGGTCTGACATGTTCTCGTGCATGATTGCTAAGGCCACAGTCCTAGAGGAGGTGACCTCCGGCATTGCAGGAAGTAGAAATGGTGCGCTGCTGCTG ATGAAGGCTGAGCTACAGGTGCTCTCACCTTTAGTCCCCATTAGGGAGGTCACATTTCTCAGGTTTTGTAAGCAGCTGGCTGAGGGTGCCTGGGCAGTAGTGGATGTGTCTATTGATGGATTGCTGAGAGATCAGAACTCGGCAACAACATCCAACGCTGCTAATATAAGGTGCAGGAGGTTACCTTCCGGATGTGTGATGCAAGACACTCCCAATGGCTACTGCAAG GTCACATGGGTCGAGCATACGGAATACGATGAGGCATCAGTACACCAGCTCTATAGACCACTTCTCCGGTCCGGGCTCGCCTTTGGAGCCAGGCGGTGGCTTGCCATGCTGCAGCGTCAGTGTGAATGCCTGGCCATACTCATGTCCCCTGATACAGTTTCAGCTAATGACTCGTCAG TTATAACACAAGAGGGCAAGCGAAGCATGCTGAAGCTGGCACGGCGGATGACGGAGAACTTCTGCGCTGGGGTCAGCGCATCATCTGCGCGTGAATGGAGCAAGCTGGACGGTGCGACAGGCAGCATTGGGGAGGATGTGCGCGTCATGGCACGAAAGAGCGTGGATGAACCGGGGGAACCACCGGGCGTGGTGCTGAGCGCTGCAACATCGGTGTGGGTGCCCGTGGCTCCGGGGAAGCTGTTCAACTTCCTCCGTGACGAGCAGCTGCGTGCGGAGTGGGATATCCTCAGCAACGGAGGCCCAATGCAGGAGATGGCTAACATTGCCAAGGGGCAGGAGCACGGGAACTCAGTGTCCCTCCTCAGGGCCAGT GCCATGAGTGCCAACCAGAGCAGCATGTTGATACTCCAGGAGACCTGCACTGATGCGTCGGGCTCCATGGTGGTGTACGCTCCGGTGGACATCCCGGCGATGCAGCTCGTCATGAACGGCGGGGACTCCACCTATGTTGCTCTGCTGCCGTCTGGGTTCGCCATCCTGCCCGATGGTCCCAGCGCCGCCACGGGGCACAAGACAGGTGGCTCGTTGCTCACCGTGGCGTTCCAGATCCTCGTCAACAGCCAGCCGACCGCCAAGCTCACCGTGGAATCAGTAGAGACCGTGAACAACCTCATCTCCTGCACCATCAAGAAGATCAAGACGGCGCTGCAGTGCGACGCCACCTGA
- the LOC112894056 gene encoding auxin-induced protein 5NG4-like — translation MGRDQAAAAVMAPEKLKLFMGVLALQFLLAGFHIVTRAALNMGISKIVFIVYRNIISLALLAPFAYFLEKKDRPPLTFSLLVEFFLLALCGITANQGFYLLGLYHLSPTYASAIQNTVPAITFAMAAVLRLEQVDLSRRHGLAKVVGTVVSIGGATVITLYKGLPLFHYNLTIKSLLTLSSSSPILNWTLGCVFILGHCLSWSGWMVLQVPVLKRYPARLSVLSLTCIFGLLQFLVIAVFTEEDLSRWKVHSGGELFTILYAGLVASGVAFALQIWCIDRGGPLFTAVFQPVQTVAVAVMAAAILGDQLYTGGIIGAVLIVIGLYFVLWGKSAEKKLATRNQQDQLEQGGGDITRHLLGGDEDDASTKDEETPAIDLLA, via the exons ATGGGGAGGGATCAGGCAGCTGCAGCGGTGATGGCTCCCGAGAAGCTGAAGCTGTTCATGGGAGTGCTGGCCCTGCAGTTCCTGCTCGCGGGATTCCACATTGTCACCAGGGCTGCACTCAACATGGGCATCAGCAAGATCGTGTTCATCGTGTACAGGAACATCATCTCCCTCGCCTTGCTCGCCCCGTTCGCTTACTTCCTCGAGAA GAAAGACAGGCCACCACTCACCTTCTCTTTGCTGGTGGAATTTTTTCTGCTAGCGTTGTGTGG GATAACTGCAAACCAGGGCTTCTACCTCCTGGGTCTGTATCACCTGTCGCCAACCTACGCCTCTGCGATACAGAACACCGTTCCTGCGATCACCTTCGCCATGGCTGCTGTCCTCAG GCTTGAGCAGGTCGACCTGAGCAGGAGGCATGGGCTGGCCAAGGTTGTGGGCACGGTGGTGAGCATCGGAGGGGCGACCGTGATCACCCTCTACAAGGGCCTGCCGCTGTTCCATTACAATCTGACCATCAAGTCTCTCCTGACGCTGTCCTCCTCGAGCCCCATCCTCAACTGGACCCTCGGCTGCGTCTTCATCCTCGGGCACTGCCTCTCCTGGTCCGGATGGATGGTTCTTCAG GTGCCGGTGCTGAAGAGGTACCCAGCCAGGCTCTCGGTTCTGTCACTGACCTGCATCTTCGGGCTCCTCCAGTTCCTGGTCATCGCGGTGTTCACCGAGGAGGACCTGAGCAGGTGGAAGGTCCACTCCGGAGGGGAGCTGTTCACCATCCTATACGCT GGCCTGGTGGCGTCTGGCGTCGCGTTTGCTCTGCAGATCTGGTGCATCGACAGGGGAGGCCCGCTCTTCACCGCCGTCTTCCAGCCGGTGCAgaccgtcgccgtcgccgtcatgGCCGCCGCCATTCTCGGAGACCAGCTCTACACGGGAGG GATCATCGGAGCTGTGCTGATCGTCATCGGCCTGTACTTCGTGCTGTGGGGCAAGAGCGCGGAGAAGAAGTTGGCCACCAGGAACCAGCAGGATCAGCTGGAGCAGGGAGGAGGAGACATAACGAGGCACCTGCTCGGGGGAGACGAAGACGATGCTTCTACGAAAGACGAAGAGACGCCGGCCATTGACCTGCTGGCTTGA